One window of the Natronomonas marina genome contains the following:
- a CDS encoding SDR family NAD(P)-dependent oxidoreductase, translated as MTVDGTALITGASAGIGRALATEFAANGHDVALVARRETELLELANRLEDDHGVRAHAIDMDLASVDAPNELYETTEARDIQVDVLVNNVGIGTQGAFVENDLGRELDQMQLNVVTPTQLTHRYGGDMADRGHGGVLNVASTAAWFPGPFMAIYYASKAYMKNFSEGIAEELRPEGVDVTVLCPGPVDTEFQERADNEDTPLGSGEMQDVETVARAGYEGLQDGDTVVVTGWKYRLLTKVSNVLPNRLTRKSARDLNTAE; from the coding sequence ATGACAGTCGACGGAACGGCGCTGATAACCGGTGCCTCGGCAGGCATCGGCCGCGCACTGGCGACGGAGTTCGCGGCCAACGGCCACGACGTCGCTCTCGTGGCGCGCCGCGAAACCGAGTTGCTCGAACTCGCCAACCGACTCGAGGACGACCACGGGGTCAGGGCCCACGCCATCGACATGGACCTGGCCTCGGTGGACGCCCCGAACGAACTGTACGAGACGACCGAGGCGCGGGACATCCAGGTCGACGTCCTCGTGAACAACGTCGGCATCGGTACCCAGGGGGCCTTCGTCGAGAACGACCTCGGCCGCGAACTGGACCAGATGCAGTTGAACGTCGTGACGCCGACCCAGTTGACCCACCGCTACGGCGGCGACATGGCCGATCGGGGCCACGGCGGCGTCCTCAACGTCGCCTCGACGGCCGCCTGGTTCCCCGGGCCGTTCATGGCCATCTACTACGCCTCGAAGGCCTACATGAAGAACTTCTCGGAGGGCATCGCCGAGGAACTCCGGCCGGAGGGCGTCGACGTGACGGTGCTGTGTCCCGGGCCGGTGGACACGGAGTTCCAGGAGCGGGCCGACAACGAGGACACGCCGCTCGGCAGCGGCGAGATGCAGGACGTCGAGACGGTCGCACGCGCCGGCTACGAGGGTCTGCAGGACGGCGACACCGTCGTCGTCACCGGCTGGAAGTACAGGCTCCTGACGAAGGTGTCGAACGTGCTGCCGAACCGCCTCACGCGGAAATCGGCGCGGGACCTCAACACGGCGGAGTGA
- a CDS encoding non-canonical purine NTP pyrophosphatase: MLYYVTTNEGKVREAEEYLDDVVALDYDYPEIQSDSMAAIAAEGARAAHRHADAPVIVDDAGLFLEDFEGFPGPYSAYVEDTLGVERVGRLARREDATRARFRCVVAYCDGEPFEASPEPVDTTDRRGRDLAADERATAATDDSVAEGALPVKLFTGAVPGRIVEPRGEGGFGYDPIFEHDGRTFAEMSPEEKNAVSHRGRALGAFAEWFQGR; this comes from the coding sequence ATGCTCTACTACGTGACGACGAACGAGGGGAAGGTCAGGGAGGCCGAGGAGTACCTCGACGACGTGGTCGCGCTGGACTACGACTACCCGGAGATACAGTCCGACTCGATGGCGGCCATCGCCGCGGAGGGCGCGCGGGCGGCCCACCGCCACGCCGACGCGCCGGTCATCGTCGACGACGCCGGCCTGTTCCTCGAGGACTTCGAGGGCTTCCCCGGCCCCTACTCGGCGTACGTCGAGGACACCCTCGGCGTCGAGCGGGTGGGTCGGCTCGCGCGCCGCGAGGACGCCACCCGCGCGCGGTTCCGGTGCGTCGTCGCCTACTGCGACGGCGAGCCGTTCGAGGCCTCGCCGGAGCCGGTCGACACCACGGACAGACGGGGCCGGGACCTGGCCGCCGACGAGCGCGCCACCGCCGCGACCGACGACTCCGTCGCTGAGGGCGCGCTCCCGGTGAAGCTGTTCACCGGCGCCGTCCCCGGCCGCATCGTCGAACCGCGGGGCGAGGGCGGCTTCGGCTACGACCCCATCTTCGAACACGACGGCCGGACGTTCGCGGAGATGAGCCCCGAGGAGAAGAACGCCGTCTCCCACCGCGGGCGGGCACTGGGCGCCTTCGCGGAGTGGTTCCAGGGTCGCTGA
- the aceB gene encoding malate synthase AceB: MDERTHDRTFVRTFFTTPTAEQGQEDSAKKLRSAIGLRGMQAPDVWVPDNEDATAPNMRDEGAENIADVVAEGGADFPGEIHPRVVWHRDSPETRYKGFQHMLEIADPENGAVEHIDGFVIPEVGDIDDWKKADEFITIVENEYGLEEGSLAMSVIIESGSAELAMGKLREEMGKATNNLERLFLLVDGEVDYTKDMRAITPTGGLPEWKELRHNTSRAASAAGLISVDGPYDDIRDVEGYHDRITANNAMGMLGIWSLTPGQVVEANRSPLPPAEGYWTLSAGGRTAELESEDGVEVYTGETVDLEAEDGGYELEVAGDEYFLETEEELAEELLDLLDYVPSLDDIVDSMEEFEAAKEAGKGAIAMTRAATVDIDGVRVDVASDRMWDEATYQALQTPITLFQDVYENRPDQHDDLAEIYSDDVVERAMNVGN, encoded by the coding sequence ATCGACGAGCGCACGCACGACCGGACGTTCGTGCGGACGTTCTTCACGACGCCGACCGCAGAGCAGGGTCAGGAGGACTCCGCGAAGAAGCTCCGCAGTGCCATCGGCCTGCGCGGGATGCAGGCGCCCGACGTCTGGGTGCCGGACAACGAGGACGCCACCGCGCCGAACATGCGCGACGAGGGTGCCGAAAACATCGCCGACGTCGTCGCCGAGGGCGGCGCCGACTTCCCCGGCGAGATTCACCCCCGCGTCGTCTGGCACCGTGACAGTCCCGAGACCCGCTACAAGGGCTTCCAGCACATGCTCGAAATCGCCGACCCCGAAAACGGCGCCGTCGAACACATCGACGGGTTCGTCATCCCCGAGGTGGGCGACATCGACGACTGGAAGAAGGCCGACGAGTTCATCACCATCGTCGAAAACGAGTACGGCCTGGAGGAGGGTAGCCTCGCCATGTCCGTCATCATCGAGTCCGGCTCCGCCGAACTCGCGATGGGCAAGCTCCGCGAGGAGATGGGCAAGGCCACCAACAACCTCGAGCGACTGTTCCTGCTCGTCGACGGCGAGGTCGACTACACCAAGGACATGCGCGCCATCACGCCGACGGGCGGCCTGCCGGAGTGGAAGGAACTGCGGCACAACACCTCCCGGGCGGCCAGCGCCGCCGGCCTCATCTCCGTCGACGGCCCCTACGACGACATCCGCGACGTCGAGGGCTACCACGACCGCATCACCGCCAACAATGCCATGGGCATGCTCGGCATCTGGTCGCTGACGCCCGGCCAGGTCGTCGAGGCCAACCGGAGTCCCCTGCCGCCCGCCGAGGGCTACTGGACGCTGTCGGCTGGCGGCCGCACGGCCGAACTCGAAAGCGAGGACGGCGTCGAGGTCTACACCGGCGAGACCGTCGACCTCGAGGCCGAGGACGGCGGCTACGAACTCGAAGTCGCCGGCGACGAGTACTTCCTCGAGACCGAGGAGGAACTGGCCGAGGAACTGCTGGACCTCCTCGATTACGTCCCCAGCCTCGACGACATCGTCGACTCCATGGAGGAGTTCGAGGCCGCGAAGGAGGCCGGCAAGGGCGCCATCGCCATGACCCGCGCCGCCACGGTCGACATCGACGGCGTTCGGGTCGACGTCGCCAGCGACCGCATGTGGGACGAGGCGACCTACCAAGCCCTGCAGACGCCCATCACGCTGTTCCAGGACGTCTACGAGAACCGACCCGACCAGCACGACGACCTCGCCGAAATCTACAGCGACGACGTCGTCGAGCGGGCGATGAACGTCGGTAACTAA
- a CDS encoding cbb3-type cytochrome c oxidase subunit I, giving the protein MAGERLALTVLMGVLLVAVVAAIARAEGWTGVSTPGTTRSSAEARDKPSGALRWLTTVDHKDIGILYGGYSVLMFAWAGGAAMLMRTELVTPTETVISPSFYNALLTSHGLTMLILFGTPVLAAFSNYFIPILVGADDMAFPRINAIAFWLLPPGALLVWAGFFLGPVTGGAVGPAATSWTMYAPLSVEQPNPGVDLMLLGLHLTGVSATMGAINFTTTIFTERGEDVTWANLDIFSWTVLVQSGQILFAFPLLGSVFIMLLMDRNFGTTFFAVEGGGPILYQHLFWFWGHPEVYILILPAMGIVSWILPKFAGRKLFGFKYVVYSTLAIGVLSFGVWGHHMFSSGIDPRIRASFMAVTLAIAVPTAVKTFNWITTLWNGRIRLTAPMLFCLGFVSNLIIGGVTGVFLASTPVDLLLHETYYIVGHFHYFLMGGTVFAVFAGIYYWFPIVTGRMYQRTLAKWHFWLSMIGVNVTFFAMLVLGYLGMPRKYATYAFDPGLAPLASVNLLHQITTVGAFVILFGQIIWIWNVVSSYLEGPEVTDPDPWNTKSDGLHGREFAWFEEQLATEGKLATTDGGDGPESDVATDGGEE; this is encoded by the coding sequence ATGGCCGGTGAACGACTCGCGCTGACGGTGCTGATGGGCGTGCTTCTCGTGGCGGTGGTCGCCGCTATCGCCCGAGCGGAAGGCTGGACGGGCGTTTCGACGCCAGGGACCACCCGCAGTAGTGCGGAGGCCCGCGACAAACCGTCGGGCGCCCTCCGGTGGCTGACCACCGTCGATCACAAGGACATCGGCATCCTGTACGGAGGCTACAGCGTGCTGATGTTCGCGTGGGCCGGTGGTGCGGCGATGCTGATGCGAACGGAGCTGGTAACGCCGACCGAGACGGTGATTTCGCCGTCCTTCTACAACGCACTGTTGACGAGCCACGGGCTGACGATGCTCATCCTGTTCGGGACGCCGGTCCTGGCGGCCTTCTCGAACTACTTTATCCCGATTCTGGTCGGCGCCGACGACATGGCCTTTCCCCGCATCAACGCCATCGCCTTCTGGCTGCTGCCGCCGGGGGCGCTGCTCGTGTGGGCGGGGTTCTTTCTCGGGCCGGTGACCGGCGGTGCCGTCGGCCCGGCGGCGACCTCCTGGACGATGTACGCCCCGCTGTCGGTCGAGCAGCCGAACCCGGGGGTCGACCTGATGCTGCTCGGGTTGCACCTCACCGGCGTCTCGGCGACGATGGGCGCCATCAACTTCACGACGACAATCTTCACCGAGCGCGGCGAGGACGTCACCTGGGCCAACCTCGACATCTTCTCGTGGACGGTTCTGGTCCAGTCCGGACAGATCCTCTTTGCGTTCCCGCTCCTGGGTAGCGTCTTCATCATGCTGCTCATGGACCGGAACTTCGGGACGACGTTCTTCGCCGTCGAGGGGGGCGGCCCCATCTTGTACCAGCATCTCTTCTGGTTCTGGGGCCACCCCGAGGTGTACATCCTCATCCTCCCAGCGATGGGCATCGTCTCGTGGATACTGCCGAAGTTTGCGGGCCGGAAGCTGTTCGGCTTCAAGTACGTCGTCTACTCGACGCTGGCCATCGGCGTCCTCTCGTTTGGCGTCTGGGGCCACCACATGTTCAGCAGCGGCATCGACCCCCGCATCCGCGCGTCGTTCATGGCGGTCACGCTGGCCATCGCCGTGCCCACTGCAGTCAAGACGTTCAACTGGATCACGACGCTGTGGAACGGCCGAATCCGGCTGACTGCGCCGATGCTGTTCTGTCTTGGCTTCGTCTCGAATCTGATAATCGGTGGCGTCACCGGCGTCTTCCTGGCGTCGACGCCCGTCGACCTCCTCCTCCACGAGACGTACTACATCGTGGGGCACTTCCACTACTTCCTGATGGGCGGGACGGTCTTCGCCGTCTTCGCCGGCATCTACTACTGGTTCCCCATCGTCACCGGGCGGATGTACCAGCGGACGCTGGCGAAGTGGCACTTTTGGCTGTCGATGATCGGCGTCAACGTCACGTTCTTCGCCATGCTCGTCCTCGGCTACCTCGGCATGCCCCGCAAGTACGCGACCTACGCGTTCGACCCAGGACTTGCGCCGCTTGCCTCTGTGAATCTGCTGCACCAGATCACTACCGTCGGCGCGTTCGTCATCCTCTTCGGACAGATCATCTGGATATGGAACGTCGTTAGCTCCTACCTCGAAGGGCCCGAAGTCACCGACCCCGATCCCTGGAACACGAAGTCAGACGGTCTCCACGGCCGGGAGTTCGCGTGGTTCGAAGAGCAACTCGCTACCGAGGGCAAACTCGCCACCACCGACGGCGGCGACGGTCCCGAAAGCGATGTCGCGACCGACGGCGGCGAAGAGTGA
- a CDS encoding helix-turn-helix domain-containing protein yields MREFVFDIEYEEGADPLADVFLRHPELAARSFEGCLTAERFFRIERYTGPAAALEAVRRCRFDGSVCTESIETSDCGGDHHHDVLEATDGTMVLYTYVEGARPKSTVQTLVRRYLPPGTVCETRRREDRHEWRVLARSDEKVGLLYDTLGARLRSGLRFRYRNLGETTDWRAGVLESTSLPVEQRDALEAAVESGYYETPRRTTLDEIADRLDVPRSTLSYRLRRAEAELVARYVEGSRDW; encoded by the coding sequence ATGCGGGAGTTCGTCTTCGACATCGAGTACGAGGAAGGGGCCGACCCGCTGGCGGACGTGTTCCTGCGGCATCCGGAGCTGGCGGCCCGGTCCTTCGAGGGGTGTCTGACCGCCGAGCGGTTCTTCCGTATCGAGCGGTACACCGGGCCGGCGGCCGCCCTCGAGGCGGTCCGGCGGTGTCGGTTCGACGGGTCGGTCTGTACCGAGAGCATCGAAACCTCCGACTGCGGCGGCGACCACCACCACGACGTCCTCGAAGCGACCGACGGCACGATGGTACTGTACACCTACGTCGAGGGGGCCAGGCCGAAGAGCACCGTCCAGACGCTGGTCAGGCGGTATCTGCCGCCAGGAACCGTCTGTGAGACGCGGCGCAGGGAGGACCGCCACGAGTGGCGCGTCCTGGCGCGCTCCGACGAGAAGGTCGGTCTGCTGTACGACACCCTCGGGGCGCGACTGCGGTCCGGGCTCAGGTTCCGGTATCGGAACCTCGGAGAGACCACCGACTGGCGGGCCGGCGTCCTCGAGTCGACGTCGCTCCCGGTCGAACAGCGGGACGCACTCGAGGCCGCCGTCGAGTCGGGCTACTACGAGACGCCGCGCCGGACGACCCTCGACGAGATCGCCGACCGGCTGGACGTCCCCAGGTCGACGCTCTCCTACCGGCTTCGCCGGGCGGAGGCCGAACTCGTCGCTCGGTACGTCGAGGGGTCGAGGGACTGGTAG